Proteins from a single region of Pseudopedobacter saltans DSM 12145:
- a CDS encoding glycoside hydrolase family 28 protein: protein MKNKKIKMLFMGAFAMLLFTDVKADSRLINKLDIWDIWTYNYNASHWIEQANLHAGTQMYGDAPQITISSLPATLEGADWIQTAYGSKAFSQSKLATFELAGDADVFIVHNRKIDKKPDWLKSYNKLSEKVENSTGEIFDVYKRSFKRNDKVSLGSNGSMDHSMYSVAVKPIGNPPALPKPTGKIYDIVKFGAKGDNQTVNTVAIQKAIDACTADGGGSVYIHDGIYVTGTLELKDNVTLFVQAGSILRASSNHADYPQKICAFKYYRGNEHYQLIYAEGKKNIGITGGGIIDGFSHGDNWPWRGKSNEHERPRLIRMVQCTAVNVRDITLIRPANWTQLYEACDNVKLINVRVRAYTGQHNQDGIDISSCNGVEVKNFYAMTGDDAICLKAMSQKPTENIFVDGVVARYANCNAVKIGTETHGDVKNVHVKNVVANTRYSIAIEAVDGSNIDGVTYENILLTSCSSPLFIRAGDRGRTYEGGPKKAPVGSIKNVTIRNVRNTDIGYVDMRNGPGVGAAIGGIPDSKIENLLIEDCDFLFYGSIQDTTLIYTAPPENRDKYPEFNIYGTCPAYGLYLRHVDNVTLKNVSIRSKNPDVRPAIVMDDVDKYNFSNLNCEEFPMTQPAPIWHKQKDNPKRVK from the coding sequence ATGAAGAATAAAAAAATTAAAATGCTGTTTATGGGAGCCTTTGCTATGCTCTTGTTTACTGATGTAAAAGCTGATTCACGACTAATAAACAAGCTAGATATATGGGATATCTGGACCTATAACTATAATGCTTCGCATTGGATTGAACAAGCTAATTTGCATGCTGGTACTCAGATGTATGGAGATGCTCCGCAAATCACGATAAGCTCTTTACCAGCTACGCTGGAGGGGGCAGATTGGATACAAACGGCTTATGGATCAAAGGCGTTTTCACAATCTAAACTAGCGACTTTTGAATTGGCTGGAGATGCTGATGTTTTTATCGTACATAACCGGAAAATCGATAAAAAGCCTGATTGGTTAAAGTCTTATAATAAACTATCAGAGAAGGTAGAAAATTCGACCGGTGAAATCTTTGATGTATACAAAAGAAGTTTCAAGAGAAATGATAAAGTAAGTTTGGGCAGCAATGGAAGTATGGATCATTCTATGTATTCCGTAGCAGTAAAGCCAATAGGAAATCCCCCAGCTTTACCTAAACCCACCGGTAAAATTTACGATATTGTGAAATTTGGAGCTAAAGGAGACAATCAGACTGTTAATACAGTAGCTATACAAAAAGCCATAGACGCCTGTACAGCAGACGGAGGAGGAAGTGTCTATATCCATGACGGTATTTATGTAACTGGAACACTGGAGCTAAAAGATAATGTGACCCTGTTTGTACAGGCCGGATCGATTTTAAGAGCATCCTCTAACCATGCAGATTATCCGCAAAAGATATGTGCTTTCAAATATTACAGAGGTAATGAACATTACCAGCTAATTTATGCAGAAGGCAAAAAGAATATAGGTATCACCGGAGGTGGAATTATCGATGGTTTTTCTCATGGAGACAATTGGCCATGGAGAGGCAAATCAAATGAACACGAGAGACCTCGCCTTATTAGAATGGTACAATGTACTGCGGTAAACGTCAGAGATATCACCCTTATCCGCCCGGCAAACTGGACACAGTTATACGAAGCCTGCGATAATGTAAAGCTAATTAATGTAAGGGTAAGGGCTTATACAGGGCAGCATAACCAGGATGGAATAGATATTAGCAGCTGCAATGGAGTGGAAGTAAAAAACTTTTATGCCATGACCGGTGACGATGCCATTTGTTTAAAAGCGATGTCGCAAAAACCTACGGAAAATATATTTGTAGACGGAGTAGTGGCACGATATGCCAATTGTAATGCGGTAAAAATAGGTACGGAGACACACGGCGATGTAAAGAATGTACATGTTAAAAATGTAGTAGCTAATACCAGATATTCCATTGCTATAGAGGCAGTAGACGGTTCGAATATAGATGGAGTAACCTACGAGAATATTTTATTAACCAGTTGTAGTTCGCCCTTATTTATCCGAGCAGGAGATAGAGGCAGAACTTACGAAGGCGGACCAAAGAAAGCACCGGTAGGTTCTATAAAAAACGTAACCATTCGAAATGTAAGAAATACGGATATAGGGTATGTTGATATGCGAAACGGGCCGGGAGTAGGTGCCGCAATTGGAGGAATTCCGGATAGCAAAATAGAGAACCTATTGATAGAGGATTGTGACTTCCTGTTCTACGGAAGCATTCAGGATACTACGCTCATTTATACCGCACCACCGGAAAACAGAGATAAATATCCGGAATTTAATATATATGGCACTTGTCCGGCTTACGGATTGTATTTAAGACACGTAGATAATGTAACATTGAAAAATGTGAGTATCCGTTCGAAAAACCCAGATGTAAGGCCGGCAATAGTAATGGATGATGTGGATAAATACAATTTCTCCAATCTTAATTGCGAAGAATTCCCGATGACACAGCCAGCACCGATTTGGCATAAACAAAAAGATAATCCAAAAAGAGTAAAATAA